One Caulobacter segnis genomic window carries:
- a CDS encoding methyl-accepting chemotaxis protein — MNFQNLKISAKLAVAFGTLILAFVASAVVVLISLNQIQEASTSSQRSLVLAAQAEAMATLAEEQQNALRGYVLAGDPNHKQTYEAVGKKFDDALDAFEAKTTQAAQKKRAQAIRAAMSDWRRDVGAPTLAAMNDPAGREQAAGIVGKPSLTKLRALQEDMRAAAVARVSVRTKEQASALFMAKTSMIVGGLVSLAIAGLMGWLLSATIGAPVNLITTVMRRLASGDNGVEIPAIGRKDEVGEMADAVAVFKDAAIEKLRVEAEAVAQRSAAEAERGEREREKAAEAEADAFAMDALGQALDRLASGDLTYRINAQLAPKTAQLKNDFNAAAGRLQDALRGINGATGGISAGSEEIAQASDDLSRRTEQQAASLEETAAALDEITATVRKTAAGAMEVSSLVAQARAGAERSGAIVDQAVSAMSEIETSSSQVNQIISVIDEIAFQTNLLALNAGVEAARAGDAGKGFAVVAQEVRALAQRSAEAAKEIKALISTSTQQVGAGVDLVAQTGEALRAIVGQVASIDALVKEIAASAQEQSTGLHQVNVAVNQMDQVVQQNAAMVEEATAATHSLKGEAGELAVLVGRFQVDGAQVDAHQRSRAA; from the coding sequence ATGAACTTCCAGAATCTTAAGATCTCCGCCAAGTTGGCGGTCGCTTTCGGCACCTTGATTCTGGCCTTCGTGGCGTCGGCCGTCGTCGTCCTGATCAGCCTCAACCAGATCCAGGAGGCCTCGACCTCCAGCCAGCGTTCGCTGGTCCTGGCGGCCCAGGCCGAGGCCATGGCGACCCTCGCCGAAGAGCAGCAGAACGCCCTGCGCGGCTACGTGCTCGCCGGCGACCCCAACCACAAGCAGACCTACGAAGCCGTCGGCAAGAAGTTCGACGACGCCCTGGATGCGTTCGAAGCCAAGACGACTCAAGCGGCCCAGAAGAAGCGCGCGCAAGCGATTCGCGCCGCCATGAGCGATTGGCGCCGTGACGTCGGCGCGCCCACGCTCGCCGCCATGAACGACCCGGCCGGCAGGGAGCAGGCGGCGGGCATCGTCGGCAAGCCGTCCCTGACCAAGCTGCGCGCGCTGCAGGAAGACATGCGCGCGGCCGCCGTGGCTCGCGTGTCGGTCCGGACCAAGGAACAGGCCAGCGCCCTCTTCATGGCCAAGACGTCGATGATCGTGGGCGGCCTGGTCTCCCTGGCCATCGCGGGCCTGATGGGCTGGCTGCTGTCGGCCACCATCGGCGCGCCCGTCAACCTGATCACCACGGTCATGCGCCGCCTCGCCTCGGGCGACAACGGCGTCGAGATCCCCGCCATCGGCCGCAAGGACGAGGTCGGCGAGATGGCCGACGCGGTCGCCGTCTTCAAGGACGCCGCCATCGAGAAGCTGCGGGTGGAGGCCGAGGCCGTCGCCCAGCGCAGCGCCGCCGAGGCCGAGCGCGGCGAGCGCGAAAGGGAAAAGGCCGCCGAGGCCGAGGCCGACGCCTTCGCCATGGACGCCCTGGGCCAAGCCCTGGATCGCCTGGCTTCCGGCGACCTGACCTACCGCATCAACGCCCAGCTGGCGCCCAAGACCGCTCAGCTGAAGAACGACTTCAACGCCGCCGCCGGCCGCCTGCAGGACGCCCTGCGCGGCATCAACGGCGCCACCGGCGGCATCAGCGCCGGCTCCGAAGAGATCGCCCAGGCCTCTGACGACCTGTCGCGCCGCACCGAGCAGCAGGCCGCCAGCCTGGAAGAAACCGCCGCCGCCCTGGACGAGATCACCGCCACGGTCCGCAAGACCGCCGCCGGCGCGATGGAGGTCTCCAGCCTGGTGGCCCAGGCGCGCGCCGGGGCCGAACGCTCGGGCGCCATCGTCGATCAGGCCGTCTCGGCGATGAGCGAGATCGAAACGTCGTCCAGCCAGGTCAACCAGATCATCTCGGTCATTGACGAGATCGCCTTCCAGACCAACCTGCTGGCCCTGAACGCCGGGGTGGAAGCTGCTCGCGCCGGCGACGCGGGCAAGGGCTTCGCCGTCGTCGCCCAGGAAGTCCGCGCTCTGGCGCAACGCTCGGCCGAAGCCGCCAAGGAGATCAAGGCCCTGATCTCGACCTCGACCCAGCAGGTCGGCGCGGGTGTCGACCTGGTCGCCCAGACCGGCGAAGCCCTGCGCGCCATCGTCGGCCAGGTCGCCTCGATCGACGCCCTGGTCAAGGAGATCGCCGCCTCGGCCCAGGAACAGTCGACCGGCCTGCACCAGGTCAATGTCGCGGTGAACCAGATGGACCAGGTCGTCCAGCAGAACGCCGCCATGGTCGAGGAAGCCACCGCCGCCACCCACTCGCTGAAGGGCGAGGCCGGCGAGCTGGCCGTTCTGGTCGGCCGTTTCCAGGTCGACGGGGCGCAGGTTGACGCGCATCAGCGCTCGCGGGCCGCCTAA
- a CDS encoding putative quinol monooxygenase: MTLILAGTIRIAPERLADLRPHLRAQVEGTRAEPGCLDYALTEDPLDPGLIRVYEHFESEAALEFHRATPHMAAWRAACAELGVHGRDLKSFDVSAYRQI, encoded by the coding sequence ATGACCCTCATCCTCGCCGGCACGATCCGCATCGCGCCCGAACGCCTGGCCGACCTGCGGCCGCATCTGCGGGCCCAGGTCGAGGGCACCCGCGCCGAGCCAGGCTGCCTGGACTACGCCCTGACTGAGGACCCGCTGGATCCCGGCCTGATCCGGGTCTACGAGCACTTCGAGAGCGAGGCGGCGCTGGAATTCCATCGCGCCACGCCGCACATGGCCGCGTGGCGCGCCGCATGCGCCGAGCTGGGCGTCCACGGCCGCGACCTGAAGTCCTTCGACGTTTCCGCCTACCGCCAAATCTAA
- a CDS encoding glutathione S-transferase family protein, which produces MITVFGEGRGFRVVWLLEEMGLPYRLRPVDMLAGVENDPEFLAINPAGFIPAIQDGDDIMVESIAIMEYLMGRYGPTPLAPDPRDPVFAAYQQFLHLGEAGLATPMFFTVVSQILAPEAERDNWGARKGRAMFTGRLGLVTRQLARAPYMAGEAFTAADISVTYALEFAHRTVGYALGEAEWAYIDRTTGRDAYKRAMNTCQATKAWAESIGRPA; this is translated from the coding sequence ATGATCACCGTCTTCGGCGAAGGGCGCGGCTTTCGGGTCGTCTGGCTGCTCGAGGAGATGGGCCTTCCCTACCGGTTGCGGCCGGTGGACATGCTGGCGGGGGTCGAGAACGATCCCGAGTTCCTGGCCATCAACCCCGCCGGCTTCATCCCGGCGATCCAGGACGGCGACGACATCATGGTCGAGTCCATCGCTATCATGGAGTACCTGATGGGCCGCTACGGGCCGACGCCGCTGGCGCCGGACCCGCGCGATCCCGTCTTCGCGGCCTATCAGCAGTTCCTGCATCTGGGCGAGGCGGGGCTGGCCACACCCATGTTCTTCACCGTCGTCAGCCAGATCCTCGCGCCCGAGGCTGAGCGCGACAACTGGGGCGCCCGCAAGGGTCGGGCGATGTTCACGGGCCGGCTGGGCCTGGTGACCCGCCAACTGGCCCGCGCGCCCTACATGGCGGGCGAGGCCTTCACGGCGGCCGACATCTCGGTCACCTACGCCCTGGAGTTCGCCCACCGGACGGTCGGCTACGCCCTCGGCGAGGCGGAATGGGCGTATATCGACCGGACGACCGGACGCGACGCCTACAAGCGGGCCATGAATACCTGCCAGGCCACCAAGGCCTGGGCGGAGTCGATAGGCCGCCCGGCCTAG
- the leuD gene encoding 3-isopropylmalate dehydratase small subunit produces the protein MKAFTRLDGRAAPLELANIDTDQIIPKQFLKTVEREGLAKGLFYDFRFDGDGNEIKDFVLNRPEYKNASVLIAGDNFGCGSSREHAPWALMDFGIMCVISTSFADIFNNNCFNNGLLPVVVKPEELSVLMDEAKGGNHMVSVDLETQTVVSPSGKTFRFEIDPVRKEKMLKGLDAIGETLQHGGDIDVYESKRAISQPWLEA, from the coding sequence ATGAAGGCCTTCACCCGCCTCGACGGCCGCGCGGCTCCGCTGGAGCTGGCCAATATCGACACCGACCAGATCATCCCCAAGCAGTTCCTCAAGACCGTGGAGCGCGAGGGGCTGGCCAAGGGCCTGTTCTACGACTTCCGCTTCGACGGCGACGGGAACGAGATCAAGGACTTCGTGCTGAACCGGCCGGAGTACAAGAACGCGTCCGTACTGATCGCTGGCGACAACTTCGGCTGCGGCAGCTCGCGCGAGCACGCCCCTTGGGCCCTGATGGACTTCGGGATCATGTGCGTGATCTCGACCAGCTTCGCCGACATCTTCAACAACAACTGCTTCAACAACGGCCTGCTGCCCGTGGTGGTGAAGCCCGAAGAGCTCTCGGTCCTGATGGACGAGGCCAAGGGCGGCAACCACATGGTCAGCGTCGACCTCGAGACCCAGACCGTGGTCTCGCCGTCGGGCAAGACCTTCAGGTTCGAGATCGACCCCGTCCGCAAGGAGAAGATGCTCAAGGGCCTCGACGCCATCGGCGAGACCCTGCAGCACGGCGGCGACATCGACGTCTATGAAAGCAAGCGCGCGATCAGCCAGCCCTGGCTGGAGGCGTAG
- a CDS encoding LysR substrate-binding domain-containing protein, with product MSDVLARLPLSAIRVFEAAARLKSFTRAADALGVTQAAVSWQVKALEQRLDQPLFNRLPREVTLTPAGERLSRAATEAMSLLRAAVSDLVETEEGVLSITTVQSLGGQWLAPRLGGFQIAHPRIAVRLEASSRVIDLTREGVDMALRGGHGKWPGMTAHFLIPAVQTPLVSPEFLARIGGLSKPEDLLEVQRIGIAREWDEWFQAAGVTASPQKLDPRLASDAQALEVASALASHGAALGSPIFFARELAEGRLIMPFEVVARYTGGYWLAYPSDRARVRKIAAFRDWVLAQAAADPLIAHYAAMPPLRAPTASPLTRSQP from the coding sequence GTGTCTGATGTCCTCGCCCGCTTGCCGCTCAGCGCCATCCGCGTCTTCGAGGCGGCCGCTCGCCTGAAGAGCTTCACCCGCGCCGCCGACGCTCTGGGCGTGACCCAGGCCGCCGTCAGCTGGCAGGTTAAGGCGCTGGAGCAGCGGCTGGACCAGCCCCTGTTCAACCGCCTGCCGCGCGAGGTGACCCTGACCCCGGCCGGCGAGCGCCTGTCACGGGCGGCGACCGAAGCGATGTCGCTGCTGCGGGCGGCGGTCTCGGACCTGGTCGAGACCGAGGAAGGCGTGCTGTCGATCACCACGGTCCAGAGTCTGGGCGGCCAGTGGCTGGCCCCACGCCTGGGCGGCTTCCAGATCGCCCATCCCCGGATCGCCGTGCGGCTGGAGGCCTCCAGCCGGGTCATTGATCTCACGCGCGAGGGGGTCGACATGGCCCTGCGCGGCGGCCACGGCAAATGGCCGGGCATGACGGCGCACTTCCTCATTCCGGCCGTGCAGACGCCGCTGGTCTCGCCCGAGTTCCTGGCCCGGATCGGCGGCCTTTCGAAGCCGGAAGACCTGCTGGAGGTCCAGCGCATCGGCATCGCCCGCGAGTGGGACGAGTGGTTCCAGGCCGCAGGGGTGACGGCCAGCCCCCAGAAGCTGGATCCGCGCCTAGCCTCGGACGCCCAGGCGCTGGAGGTGGCCAGCGCCCTGGCCAGCCACGGCGCGGCCCTGGGCTCGCCGATCTTCTTCGCCCGCGAGTTGGCCGAGGGCCGCCTGATCATGCCGTTCGAGGTGGTGGCCCGCTACACCGGCGGCTATTGGCTGGCCTATCCCAGCGATCGGGCCCGGGTGCGCAAGATCGCCGCCTTCCGCGACTGGGTGCTGGCCCAGGCCGCCGCCGATCCGCTGATCGCCCACTATGCCGCCATGCCGCCGTTGCGGGCGCCCACCGCCTCGCCGCTGACCCGGTCCCAGCCATAA
- the leuB gene encoding 3-isopropylmalate dehydrogenase — protein sequence MSTLLLLPGDGIGPEVCAEVRRVAAALTPDLKVEEAPYGGSSYDAHGTPLLDEVRDQAIASDAVLMGAVGGPQWANAPRHLRPEAGLLNLRQAMDVYANLRPAYCFEALASASSLKTELVSGLDIMFVRELVGGVYFGQPRGIDTLPDGQKKGYDTAVYTTSEIERVGRVAFELARGRTNKVHSAEKSNVMESGLLWKQVITELHAREYPDVQLEHILADNCAMQLVRAPKQFDVIVTDNLFGDILSDAAAMLTGSLGMLPSAALGAPGKPGLYEPIHGSAPDIAGKGLANPLAAILSFEMALRWSLKQVEAADALLAAVKAALDGGARTRDLGGALTTAEMGSVVLSHL from the coding sequence ATGTCCACCCTGCTGCTCCTGCCCGGCGACGGCATCGGCCCGGAAGTCTGCGCGGAAGTGCGCCGCGTGGCGGCCGCCCTCACCCCGGACCTGAAGGTCGAGGAAGCGCCCTATGGCGGCTCCAGCTACGACGCCCACGGCACGCCGCTGCTGGACGAAGTGCGCGACCAGGCCATCGCCAGCGACGCGGTGCTGATGGGCGCCGTCGGCGGCCCGCAGTGGGCCAACGCCCCGCGTCACCTGCGCCCGGAGGCCGGGCTTCTGAACCTGCGCCAGGCGATGGATGTCTATGCCAACCTGCGCCCGGCCTACTGCTTCGAGGCCCTGGCCAGCGCCTCCAGCCTGAAGACCGAGCTGGTCTCGGGCCTGGACATCATGTTCGTGCGCGAACTGGTCGGCGGCGTCTATTTCGGCCAGCCGCGCGGCATCGACACCCTGCCGGACGGCCAGAAGAAGGGCTACGACACCGCCGTCTACACGACCAGCGAGATCGAGCGCGTCGGCCGCGTGGCCTTCGAACTCGCGCGTGGCCGGACCAACAAGGTCCACTCGGCCGAGAAGTCGAACGTCATGGAATCGGGCCTGCTGTGGAAGCAGGTGATCACCGAGCTGCACGCCCGCGAATATCCGGACGTCCAGCTGGAGCACATCCTGGCCGACAACTGCGCCATGCAGCTGGTGCGCGCGCCCAAGCAGTTCGACGTCATCGTCACCGACAACCTGTTCGGCGACATCCTGTCGGACGCGGCGGCCATGCTGACCGGCTCGCTGGGCATGCTGCCCTCGGCCGCCCTGGGCGCGCCGGGCAAGCCGGGCCTGTACGAGCCGATCCACGGTTCGGCCCCCGACATCGCGGGCAAGGGCCTGGCCAATCCGCTGGCCGCCATCCTGTCGTTCGAGATGGCCCTGCGCTGGTCGCTGAAGCAGGTCGAGGCCGCCGACGCACTGCTGGCGGCGGTCAAGGCCGCGCTGGATGGCGGCGCCCGCACGCGCGACCTCGGCGGCGCCCTGACCACCGCCGAAATGGGCAGCGTCGTTCTGTCGCACCTCTAG
- a CDS encoding MFS transporter: protein MFFAPTAQLNDDERERGLRHLVLEAGFSNACTAVTSGVILTAFALHLGASNTTIGLLAAVTFWVQLLQAPGVLLVEKLRTRKRIAILASLVSRCALAGMAFLAIAPRAGAATLALLVVLQVFYCGIATFGGCAWNAWVRDLAPEQRLGQIFAKRTINATVVALVASLAAAFALDRAPEGSTWRPMAFAGLYLFGFVMGLLSCRELALTPEPRMPAPTETIRLLPLLKAPLKDQNFRRLILFLASWQFAVNLATPFFTVFFVKQLGLDITFVVILGVVSQATNVLALRSWGLLSDRFANKSVLAVAAPLFILCIAAMVGASQIQERAWVMAYLVGLHALMGLATAGVTLSSGNIAMKLSPRGSATAYIAANALISSAAAGLAPVLGGIFADFFAARRLEILLRWTSPGDVLTLMPLKISSWDFYFLIAFVLGLYALHRLALVKEEGEVDSKAMVGEVIAQARRDVRNLSPIAGLKLLTDVPAALIRDARVQRRLRRARDRAAERERERKAQPRRKRSA from the coding sequence ATGTTTTTTGCCCCGACGGCGCAACTGAACGACGATGAACGTGAACGTGGTCTGCGACACCTGGTCCTGGAGGCCGGATTTTCCAATGCGTGCACCGCCGTCACCAGCGGGGTGATCCTGACCGCCTTCGCTTTGCACCTGGGCGCGTCCAACACCACGATCGGCCTGCTGGCGGCCGTGACCTTCTGGGTGCAGCTGCTGCAGGCGCCCGGCGTGCTGCTGGTCGAGAAGCTCAGGACCCGCAAGCGGATCGCCATCCTGGCCAGCCTGGTCAGTCGTTGCGCCCTGGCCGGCATGGCGTTCCTGGCCATCGCGCCGCGCGCCGGGGCGGCGACCCTGGCCTTGCTGGTCGTCTTGCAGGTCTTCTATTGCGGCATAGCCACCTTCGGCGGCTGCGCCTGGAACGCCTGGGTGCGTGACCTCGCGCCCGAGCAAAGGCTGGGCCAGATCTTCGCCAAGCGGACGATCAACGCCACCGTCGTCGCCCTGGTCGCGAGCCTGGCCGCCGCCTTCGCCCTGGACCGCGCCCCCGAGGGCTCGACCTGGCGGCCGATGGCCTTCGCGGGGCTCTATCTGTTCGGCTTCGTCATGGGCCTGCTCAGCTGTCGCGAGCTGGCCCTGACCCCCGAGCCGCGCATGCCCGCGCCGACCGAGACCATCCGCCTGCTGCCCTTGCTGAAGGCGCCGTTGAAGGACCAGAATTTCCGCCGGCTGATCCTGTTCCTGGCCAGCTGGCAGTTCGCGGTGAACCTGGCCACGCCCTTCTTCACGGTGTTCTTCGTCAAGCAGCTGGGCCTGGACATCACCTTCGTCGTCATTCTGGGCGTGGTCAGCCAGGCGACCAACGTGCTGGCCCTGCGCTCATGGGGCCTGCTGTCGGACCGCTTCGCCAACAAGTCGGTGCTGGCCGTGGCCGCGCCGCTGTTCATCCTGTGCATCGCCGCCATGGTCGGGGCCTCGCAGATCCAGGAGCGGGCCTGGGTGATGGCCTATCTGGTCGGGCTGCACGCCCTGATGGGCCTGGCCACGGCCGGGGTGACCCTGTCGTCGGGCAATATCGCCATGAAGTTGTCGCCGCGCGGCTCGGCCACGGCCTATATCGCCGCCAACGCCCTGATCAGCTCGGCGGCGGCGGGCCTGGCGCCGGTGCTGGGCGGGATCTTCGCCGACTTCTTCGCCGCCCGTCGGCTGGAGATCCTGCTGCGCTGGACCAGTCCCGGCGACGTGCTGACCCTGATGCCGCTGAAGATCTCCAGCTGGGACTTCTATTTCCTGATCGCCTTCGTGCTGGGCCTCTACGCCCTCCACCGCCTGGCCCTGGTCAAGGAGGAGGGCGAGGTCGACAGCAAGGCGATGGTGGGCGAGGTGATCGCCCAGGCCCGTCGCGACGTGCGCAACCTGTCGCCGATCGCGGGCCTCAAGCTGCTGACCGACGTGCCCGCCGCCCTGATCCGCGACGCCCGCGTGCAGCGCCGCCTGCGCCGGGCGCGGGACCGCGCGGCGGAGCGCGAGCGCGAACGAAAGGCGCAGCCGCGACGGAAGCGAAGCGCTTGA
- the rplS gene encoding 50S ribosomal protein L19, producing the protein MAINIIAQLEQEESARLLAARAIPEFRPGDTLRVNVKIKEGERERVQAYEGVCIARAGTGVHESFTVRKISFGEGVERLFPLLSPSIESIEVKRRGVVRRAKLYYLRDRRGKSARIAERAGSPKAAAATEE; encoded by the coding sequence ATGGCGATCAACATCATCGCTCAGCTCGAGCAAGAAGAATCGGCCCGTCTGCTGGCCGCCCGCGCGATCCCGGAATTCCGTCCCGGCGACACCCTGCGCGTCAACGTGAAGATCAAGGAAGGCGAGCGCGAGCGCGTTCAGGCCTACGAAGGCGTCTGCATCGCCCGCGCCGGCACGGGCGTCCACGAGAGCTTCACGGTCCGCAAGATCTCGTTCGGCGAAGGCGTGGAACGTCTGTTCCCGCTGCTCTCGCCGAGCATCGAAAGCATCGAAGTCAAGCGTCGCGGCGTCGTCCGTCGCGCCAAGCTGTACTACCTGCGCGACCGTCGCGGTAAGTCGGCCCGTATCGCCGAACGCGCTGGCAGCCCGAAGGCCGCGGCGGCGACCGAAGAGTAA
- the trmD gene encoding tRNA (guanosine(37)-N1)-methyltransferase TrmD gives MPFTATVLTMFPEAFPGPLGVSMIGTAWKEQDLWRLETLDIRAFSKDKRGFLDDTPAGGGAGAVLKADVIASALDSVDLDGRPLLYMSARGRPLTQARVREWSKAPGIVVLCGRFEGVDQRVLDARGFEEVSVGDAVLAGGEAAAMVVIEACVRLAPGVLGNIESTLEESFEDGLLEHPQYTRPRTFEGLDIPEVLLSGDHKRIDQWRRSMREETTRERRPDLWEAHLANQQAKGGPKTGKPKEK, from the coding sequence ATGCCGTTCACCGCCACCGTCCTGACCATGTTCCCCGAGGCCTTCCCCGGCCCGCTCGGCGTCTCGATGATCGGGACCGCCTGGAAGGAGCAGGACCTGTGGCGTCTGGAAACGCTGGACATTCGGGCCTTTTCCAAGGATAAGCGCGGCTTCCTCGACGACACCCCCGCGGGTGGCGGCGCGGGAGCCGTGCTCAAAGCGGACGTCATCGCCTCTGCGCTGGACAGCGTGGACCTCGATGGTCGGCCGCTTTTGTACATGAGCGCCCGGGGCAGGCCCCTGACCCAGGCGCGCGTAAGAGAGTGGTCCAAGGCGCCCGGTATCGTGGTGCTGTGCGGCCGCTTCGAGGGGGTGGACCAGCGGGTGCTCGACGCCCGCGGGTTCGAGGAGGTCTCGGTCGGAGACGCGGTTCTCGCCGGTGGCGAGGCGGCGGCGATGGTCGTGATCGAGGCGTGCGTTCGACTGGCCCCGGGTGTGCTGGGGAACATCGAGAGCACGCTGGAAGAAAGCTTCGAGGACGGTCTCCTCGAGCATCCGCAGTACACGCGACCGCGGACGTTCGAAGGACTGGATATCCCCGAGGTGCTGCTGTCGGGCGATCACAAGCGGATCGACCAATGGCGGCGCAGTATGCGTGAAGAGACTACTCGCGAGCGGCGTCCAGATCTCTGGGAAGCGCATCTCGCCAATCAACAGGCAAAAGGCGGCCCGAAAACGGGTAAGCCCAAGGAGAAATGA
- the leuC gene encoding 3-isopropylmalate dehydratase large subunit encodes MTRTSKTLYDKIWDAHVVNEQDGEAILYIDLHLIHEVTTPQAFAGLRAAGRKVRRPDRTLAVADHNIPTEGQALGVDAVQDEEARLQLKTLARNVADNGIQFFPMGDIRNGIVHVVGPEQGRTQPGMTIVCGDSHTSTHGAFGALAHGIGTSEVEHVLATQTLRQKKAKNMLVRVDGQLGPGVTGKDIALAVIGEIGTAGGTGYVIEFAGQAVRELSMEGRMTLCNLTIEGGAKAGLVAPDEKTFAYIQGKPAAPKGAAWDMALSHWKTFFTDEDAVFDRTVVIDGSALVPMVTWGTSPEDVIPVTGNVPDPESFATPDKRAAAHRALDYMGLTAGQPISEARIDRVFIGSCTNSRIEDMRAAAAVVQEAFLHGRLVAPHVKAMVVPGSGLVKEQAEEEGLDAIFKAAGFDWREPGCSMCLAMNPDKLAPQERCASTSNRNFEGRQGRAGRTHLVSPAMAAAAAIAGHLVDVRTLLTETAQ; translated from the coding sequence ATGACCCGCACATCCAAGACGCTCTACGACAAGATCTGGGACGCTCACGTCGTCAACGAACAGGACGGCGAAGCGATCCTCTACATCGACCTGCACCTGATCCACGAGGTGACCACCCCGCAGGCCTTCGCCGGCCTTCGCGCGGCCGGTCGCAAGGTGCGCCGTCCCGACCGCACGCTCGCCGTGGCGGACCACAACATCCCGACCGAGGGCCAGGCCCTGGGCGTCGATGCGGTGCAGGACGAGGAAGCGCGTCTCCAGCTCAAGACCCTTGCCCGTAACGTCGCCGACAACGGCATCCAGTTCTTCCCGATGGGCGACATCCGCAACGGCATCGTCCACGTGGTCGGCCCCGAGCAGGGCCGCACCCAGCCGGGCATGACCATCGTCTGCGGCGACAGCCACACCTCGACCCACGGCGCCTTCGGGGCCCTGGCGCACGGCATCGGCACGTCCGAGGTCGAGCACGTCCTGGCCACCCAGACCCTGCGCCAGAAGAAGGCCAAGAACATGCTGGTCCGCGTCGACGGCCAGCTGGGCCCCGGCGTGACCGGCAAGGACATCGCCCTGGCCGTGATCGGCGAGATCGGCACCGCCGGCGGCACCGGCTACGTCATCGAGTTCGCCGGCCAGGCCGTGCGCGAGCTGTCGATGGAGGGCCGCATGACCCTCTGCAACCTGACCATCGAGGGCGGCGCCAAGGCCGGCCTGGTGGCTCCGGACGAGAAGACCTTCGCCTACATCCAGGGCAAGCCCGCCGCCCCCAAGGGCGCCGCCTGGGACATGGCCCTGTCGCACTGGAAGACCTTCTTCACCGACGAGGACGCCGTCTTCGACCGCACCGTGGTCATCGATGGTTCGGCCCTGGTCCCGATGGTCACCTGGGGCACCAGCCCCGAGGACGTGATCCCCGTCACCGGCAACGTCCCGGATCCGGAAAGCTTCGCCACGCCCGACAAGCGCGCGGCCGCCCACCGGGCGCTCGACTATATGGGCCTGACCGCCGGCCAGCCGATCTCGGAAGCGAGGATCGACCGCGTCTTCATCGGCTCGTGCACCAACAGCCGGATCGAGGACATGCGCGCCGCCGCCGCCGTGGTGCAGGAAGCCTTCCTGCACGGCCGCCTGGTGGCCCCACACGTCAAGGCGATGGTCGTCCCCGGCTCGGGCCTCGTGAAGGAACAGGCCGAGGAAGAGGGCCTGGACGCCATCTTCAAGGCCGCCGGCTTCGACTGGCGCGAGCCCGGCTGCTCGATGTGCCTGGCCATGAACCCCGACAAACTGGCCCCGCAGGAGCGCTGCGCCTCGACCAGCAACCGCAACTTCGAAGGCCGCCAGGGCCGCGCCGGCCGCACGCACCTGGTCTCGCCGGCCATGGCGGCGGCGGCGGCGATCGCCGGGCATCTCGTCGACGTGCGCACCCTGCTGACGGAGACCGCCCAATGA